One part of the Thermoanaerobacterium sp. CMT5567-10 genome encodes these proteins:
- a CDS encoding S8 family serine peptidase: protein MLNNKVKVALVDSGIDINHDYLKGNIIGGISFECDNDYIIATDNYEDENGHGTSCASSIKREFDDVEIFVVKVLGKNGRTSRQIFEEALKYLLNMDIRLINLSLSVTTNEMIQDLHEICDELYRQGKIIVCSLANGFEESYPAVFNNVIGVKGFILESENSFWYNKDKRIQCIMDNNPYMNCNINNSYRLFGKCNSQSTAKLTGIIARILSKKHDITFEELNNELENLAVKNDWEDKDFLASKRYPDFKEGLYDKDNSILLGTANVVKEVLKLNKSDDDIYKYSLFNRKIGLNNDNCYEVLKKLEEKFDIKFDYLSISRYDFVSIQTLTDLVAKNILNS from the coding sequence GTGTTGAATAACAAAGTAAAAGTAGCATTGGTAGATTCAGGCATAGATATAAACCATGATTATCTAAAGGGTAATATAATCGGTGGAATATCTTTTGAGTGTGATAATGATTATATAATAGCCACAGACAATTATGAAGATGAGAATGGACATGGAACTTCTTGCGCATCTAGTATAAAGAGAGAATTTGATGATGTTGAAATATTTGTAGTGAAAGTATTAGGCAAAAATGGAAGAACAAGTAGACAAATATTTGAGGAAGCATTAAAGTATCTTCTTAATATGGACATTAGATTGATAAATTTAAGCCTGTCAGTTACAACAAATGAAATGATTCAGGATTTGCATGAAATATGCGATGAATTGTATCGGCAAGGAAAAATAATAGTATGTTCCCTTGCTAACGGATTTGAAGAAAGCTATCCTGCTGTTTTTAACAATGTCATAGGTGTCAAGGGTTTTATTTTGGAAAGCGAAAATTCGTTTTGGTACAACAAGGATAAAAGAATTCAATGCATAATGGATAACAATCCATATATGAATTGCAATATCAATAATTCATACAGACTATTTGGGAAATGTAATAGTCAGTCGACTGCGAAGTTAACAGGCATAATTGCCAGAATATTATCAAAAAAGCATGATATAACGTTTGAGGAGCTGAACAATGAGCTTGAGAATCTTGCAGTGAAAAATGATTGGGAGGATAAGGATTTTTTAGCCAGCAAAAGGTATCCTGATTTTAAAGAAGGCTTATATGATAAAGACAATAGCATCCTTTTAGGTACAGCAAATGTTGTAAAAGAAGTGTTAAAACTTAATAAGTCTGATGATGACATTTATAAATACAGTTTATTTAATAGAAAAATTGGGTTAAACAATGATAACTGTTATGAAGTGTTAAAGAAATTGGAAGAAAAGTTTGACATAAAGTTTGACTATTTAAGTATATCAAGATATGATTTTGTATCAATACAAACATTAACAGACCTTGTGGCAAAAAATATTTTAAATTCATAG
- a CDS encoding ABC transporter ATP-binding protein gives MNNKKNIRRFIKILLRHNKLGLCVAFFIMLTVSIFGLLQPQLTKMILDDAIKNSNIELLIKLATIYGAISILSSLLNVILQYMYSKMKKRVSINLKIKLLKHIPKLSGDYFTNIKTGNILSMVENDIYTIESFGVDILFSVIVDTFTAIMALFFLIKMQSSLLILVIVLQILLIFSQSKFNKIISRKTLEIRNDAGNISNIIEEYISNIMNVVITKSIFKFFKNYLKKEKDIINKFIKLDVIISGNGAIGSSLGGLITAFIYGYGGYKIINREMTFGELIAFQQYIGMLIGPCLRIIRSNTMIQRSVASINRVFNIVDEPISIKQDNKGYRCDNFKGDISFNDVSFSYKDNNKILDKISLKFENGKVTALVGASGCGKSTIAKLVYRLWDVDEGNITIDDVPINEYNLKHIRSKISIVTQDLLLFDDTILNNLTLNRNIDRDYVDQICKEVDIYDFITNLPQEFETIVGEKGVKLSGGQKQRIAIARAILSDSKIVIFDEATSALDSLSQKHISENIDKYLKDKTVVKIAHRLSTIKDADTIYVIDKGKVVEEGNFEELVEKGGYFYSFIKEQNMEADIDSIA, from the coding sequence ATGAACAATAAAAAAAACATAAGAAGATTTATAAAAATACTGTTAAGACACAACAAACTTGGTTTATGTGTAGCATTTTTTATAATGTTAACAGTATCCATTTTTGGCTTATTACAACCCCAATTAACCAAAATGATATTGGATGATGCTATAAAAAATAGCAATATAGAATTATTAATAAAGCTTGCAACAATATATGGAGCAATAAGTATATTATCTTCATTATTAAATGTAATATTACAGTACATGTATTCTAAAATGAAAAAGAGAGTTTCGATTAATTTAAAAATAAAATTATTGAAGCATATACCAAAATTATCAGGCGATTATTTTACAAATATAAAAACCGGTAATATATTAAGTATGGTAGAAAACGATATATATACAATAGAAAGTTTTGGAGTTGATATACTGTTTTCTGTGATAGTCGATACCTTTACGGCTATAATGGCATTATTTTTCTTGATAAAGATGCAATCAAGTTTGTTGATTTTGGTCATTGTGCTGCAGATACTACTGATATTTTCTCAATCAAAGTTTAATAAAATCATATCGAGAAAGACATTGGAAATCAGAAATGATGCGGGAAATATATCAAATATAATTGAGGAATATATTTCCAATATAATGAATGTAGTTATTACAAAATCTATTTTTAAATTTTTCAAAAATTATTTAAAGAAAGAAAAAGATATTATAAATAAATTTATAAAGTTAGATGTTATTATTTCTGGCAACGGGGCAATAGGAAGTTCTTTAGGCGGACTAATAACAGCTTTTATTTATGGTTATGGAGGCTATAAAATAATAAATAGAGAAATGACTTTCGGCGAACTCATAGCATTTCAACAGTATATTGGAATGCTTATAGGACCTTGTTTGAGAATAATAAGATCAAATACTATGATTCAAAGATCAGTTGCATCAATAAATCGTGTATTCAATATTGTAGATGAACCCATATCTATAAAACAGGACAATAAAGGCTATAGATGCGATAATTTTAAGGGAGATATCTCTTTTAATGATGTTAGCTTCTCATATAAAGACAATAATAAGATTTTGGATAAAATAAGTTTAAAATTTGAAAATGGCAAAGTAACAGCACTAGTTGGCGCAAGTGGGTGCGGAAAATCAACTATTGCGAAATTGGTGTATAGATTGTGGGATGTTGATGAGGGGAACATAACAATAGATGATGTACCTATAAATGAATATAATCTTAAACACATAAGAAGTAAGATTTCGATAGTGACGCAGGACTTATTATTATTTGACGATACCATATTAAACAATCTAACATTGAATAGGAACATAGATAGAGATTATGTAGACCAAATATGCAAAGAGGTGGATATTTATGACTTTATTACAAATCTGCCTCAAGAATTTGAAACTATTGTTGGAGAAAAGGGAGTAAAATTGTCAGGTGGACAAAAGCAAAGGATAGCCATCGCCAGAGCAATCTTAAGTGATTCGAAAATTGTAATTTTCGATGAAGCAACATCTGCTTTGGATAGCTTATCGCAGAAGCATATATCGGAAAATATAGACAAATATTTGAAAGATAAAACTGTTGTTAAAATAGCTCATAGGTTATCGACAATAAAAGATGCAGACACAATATATGTAATTGATAAGGGGAAAGTTGTAGAAGAGGGAAACTTCGAAGAACTGGTGGAAAAAGGAGGGTATTTTTACAGCTTTATAAAAGAGCAGAATATGGAAGCAGATATCGATTCTATTGCATAA
- a CDS encoding endonuclease/exonuclease/phosphatase family protein, protein MTINILTWNIKAGQNKDGGYPDPKTENLDKIADEIKTSGASIVCLQEVDAYTIRSGTNIHQAEYISNKLTAITGTTWNYKYITSINMNPGYYGNAIISSCSLTTALRVYLSKVNSSENRSFLLVRVDFGSSYFYVGTAHLGLNGDQVIQAQKIKDELNNNGFSNERLIIGCDLNDGENSDTYNIMLNNVFSMVDSGPAGICTLECYNNSNNPKIDFLFNCGTSIDATKSKVLQVDISDHRPVMAYIND, encoded by the coding sequence ATGACAATAAATATTCTTACGTGGAATATTAAAGCTGGACAAAACAAGGATGGCGGTTATCCAGATCCGAAAACGGAAAATCTGGATAAAATCGCGGATGAAATTAAAACTTCGGGAGCTTCAATTGTCTGTCTTCAAGAAGTTGATGCATATACTATACGATCTGGCACAAATATTCATCAGGCAGAGTATATTTCTAATAAACTTACCGCGATTACTGGGACGACTTGGAATTATAAATATATTACATCTATTAATATGAATCCAGGTTATTATGGTAATGCAATTATAAGTAGTTGCTCTTTGACAACGGCTTTAAGAGTTTACTTGTCTAAGGTAAATAGTTCAGAAAATCGCAGCTTTCTTCTTGTACGTGTTGATTTTGGCAGTTCTTACTTTTATGTAGGAACTGCCCATCTAGGCTTAAACGGTGATCAAGTGATTCAAGCACAAAAGATTAAAGATGAATTAAATAATAATGGATTTTCAAATGAAAGATTGATTATTGGTTGTGATTTGAACGATGGAGAAAACTCAGATACCTATAATATAATGCTCAATAATGTTTTTTCTATGGTTGATAGCGGACCTGCAGGTATATGCACACTGGAATGCTATAATAATTCTAATAATCCAAAGATTGATTTTTTATTTAACTGTGGAACTTCGATTGATGCAACAAAAAGCAAAGTATTGCAAGTGGATATTTCAGATCACCGCCCAGTGATGGCTTATATAAATGATTAA
- a CDS encoding VanZ family protein — translation MSLCTITSFCIEITQLLVSLIYGFAYKICDINDFILNVFGALIGYISFKILLPIFKKDNHLFCESPQHDFQ, via the coding sequence ATATCTTTATGTACAATAACATCTTTTTGTATCGAAATAACACAATTGCTTGTTTCACTAATATACGGTTTTGCATATAAAATTTGTGATATAAATGATTTTATATTAAACGTATTTGGAGCATTAATTGGTTATATATCTTTTAAAATTTTGCTACCTATATTCAAAAAAGATAATCATTTATTTTGTGAATCGCCACAGCATGACTTTCAATAA
- a CDS encoding metal ABC transporter permease: MLNIFTYDFMIRAFLAGGFISIIAPLVGSFLVLRRLSQMGDTLSHVALAGVAAGFLIGINPTIGSIIFVILSSFGIERLRKSYFRYSEISIAVVMSAGMAIAVILLSLSSGSPANIMNYLFGSIISINNTDVLISFMLGIVIISVIYIFYKELLYITFDEEAALISGIPVNLVNIIFTMIVAITVAVSMRIVGALLVSALMVIPAAASLKIAKNFRQTIFYAILFSFISVFVGIILSFYLNLSPGGSIVIVSLIIMGLASIKKAGN, translated from the coding sequence ATGCTTAATATTTTTACATACGACTTTATGATCAGGGCGTTTTTGGCAGGCGGATTTATATCGATAATAGCACCATTAGTCGGCAGTTTCTTAGTGCTAAGAAGGCTATCGCAGATGGGTGATACGCTATCCCACGTAGCACTGGCAGGCGTAGCAGCAGGATTTCTCATAGGTATAAATCCTACAATAGGCTCCATAATCTTCGTGATACTGTCATCTTTTGGTATTGAACGCTTGAGAAAATCTTACTTTAGATATTCAGAAATATCTATTGCAGTTGTCATGTCTGCAGGAATGGCAATTGCAGTAATACTTCTAAGCTTATCCAGCGGAAGCCCAGCAAACATAATGAATTATCTCTTTGGAAGCATAATATCAATTAACAACACCGACGTTTTGATTTCATTCATGCTAGGCATAGTCATAATAAGCGTTATTTACATCTTCTACAAAGAGCTTCTATACATTACATTTGACGAAGAAGCTGCTTTGATATCAGGTATTCCTGTCAACTTGGTGAATATAATATTTACCATGATTGTCGCCATAACTGTAGCGGTATCCATGAGAATAGTGGGAGCTTTGCTGGTATCAGCATTGATGGTGATACCTGCAGCAGCCAGTCTTAAAATCGCCAAAAACTTCAGACAGACTATTTTTTATGCTATACTATTTTCCTTTATATCTGTATTTGTAGGCATAATACTATCTTTTTATCTCAATCTCTCGCCTGGCGGCAGCATTGTAATAGTTTCCCTCATAATCATGGGTTTAGCAAGTATAAAGAAGGCAGGTAACTAA